In uncultured Desulfuromusa sp., a genomic segment contains:
- a CDS encoding sulfite exporter TauE/SafE family protein, which produces MDLLSPQIILLTLSMGSLAGFLAGLLGIGGGVILVPLFLWLFPLAGFDPEVIVHTAFGTSLAIILPTAIGSTLAHRKNGNVVWPMVWYLALGGILGSFLGSSAASVIPGEMLKVYFGLMQILVSLKLLFYKTHVRLEDEAPVKNSSLVLVGLIGGFFSAFFGIGGGVIAVPLMLIFLHLPIHKAVGNSAALIVVSSFSAVICYIWYGLQLPQGTPFSFGYVNLLVAALVAPLSIFSARVGVKFASRTSQTKLVKIFAVLLMCIGIKILLKL; this is translated from the coding sequence ATGGATCTCTTATCTCCACAAATTATCCTCCTGACTCTGTCCATGGGCTCCCTAGCCGGATTTTTAGCAGGCTTGCTGGGAATCGGTGGTGGCGTTATTCTCGTTCCTCTCTTTCTCTGGCTCTTTCCTCTTGCCGGTTTTGATCCGGAAGTCATTGTTCATACAGCATTTGGAACCAGTCTTGCGATTATCCTGCCGACAGCGATTGGCAGCACTCTGGCACACCGGAAAAACGGGAATGTTGTTTGGCCAATGGTATGGTATTTAGCTTTGGGTGGGATTCTCGGTTCTTTTCTGGGATCATCTGCCGCATCGGTTATTCCCGGTGAAATGCTGAAGGTTTATTTTGGGCTGATGCAGATTCTTGTCAGCCTGAAGTTATTATTTTATAAAACCCATGTCCGCCTGGAAGATGAAGCGCCGGTCAAAAATTCTTCTCTGGTTCTGGTTGGTCTGATCGGTGGTTTTTTTTCCGCTTTCTTCGGTATCGGTGGAGGTGTTATTGCCGTCCCTCTGATGTTGATTTTTCTCCATCTGCCTATTCACAAGGCCGTTGGGAATTCCGCTGCCCTGATTGTTGTTTCTTCTTTCTCCGCAGTCATTTGCTATATATGGTATGGACTTCAACTTCCTCAGGGGACCCCTTTTTCATTCGGTTATGTTAATCTGCTGGTCGCGGCCCTTGTTGCACCGCTCTCAATATTTTCTGCCAGAGTCGGAGTTAAGTTTGCCAGTCGCACCAGCCAAACAAAGTTGGTTAAAATCTTTGCTGTATTGCTGATGTGTATTGGTATCAAAATTTTGCTCAAGTTGTGA
- the amrB gene encoding AmmeMemoRadiSam system protein B produces MIRQPAVAGSFYPASPDELSSQLDDFIPAGQDPRNVSGLIVPHAGYIYSGKVAGEVFASAKIPREVVLLGPNHHGLGDNIAVSGVDAWSTPLGQVPVAVSLRNQLVNSIPELSVDDRAHEYEHSLEVMLPFLLQRQPELRIVPISLGQLSLAACLKLGTALAKEIKSRQEEVLLLASSDMNHFSDAENNEKLDSLAIDAMTAYDPQRLYLVVRDNRISMCGVLPAVIVMQAAHELGARKCRLIRYAHSGQVNGDNSRVVGYAGLTLE; encoded by the coding sequence ATGATACGTCAACCTGCCGTTGCCGGAAGTTTTTATCCTGCAAGTCCTGATGAATTATCTTCTCAACTCGATGATTTTATCCCTGCCGGGCAGGATCCAAGAAATGTTTCAGGGTTGATCGTTCCCCATGCCGGCTATATCTATTCCGGTAAGGTTGCCGGTGAGGTTTTTGCTTCTGCGAAAATCCCCAGAGAAGTTGTCCTTCTGGGTCCAAACCACCATGGGTTGGGTGATAATATCGCAGTCAGTGGTGTCGATGCCTGGTCAACCCCCTTGGGCCAAGTCCCAGTTGCCGTTTCTTTACGGAATCAGTTGGTCAACAGCATTCCTGAGCTGTCGGTTGATGATCGCGCCCATGAATATGAACATTCTCTTGAGGTGATGTTGCCATTTTTGTTGCAACGACAGCCGGAGCTCCGGATTGTTCCGATTTCTCTGGGACAGTTATCGCTTGCCGCATGTCTCAAACTGGGAACTGCGCTGGCGAAAGAGATAAAGAGCAGGCAAGAAGAAGTTCTCCTGCTTGCCAGCAGTGATATGAACCATTTCAGTGATGCTGAGAACAATGAAAAACTTGATTCCCTGGCAATCGATGCCATGACTGCGTATGATCCTCAACGTCTTTATCTGGTTGTCAGAGATAATCGAATAAGCATGTGTGGTGTGTTGCCGGCAGTCATTGTGATGCAGGCGGCCCACGAACTGGGTGCCAGAAAATGCCGGTTGATCCGCTACGCCCATTCGGGGCAGGTCAATGGAGACAATAGTCGCGTTGTTGGTTATGCTGGATTAACTTTAGAATGA
- the gltX gene encoding glutamate--tRNA ligase, with protein MSDLRVRFAPSPTGYLHIGGARTALFNYLLAKKEAGSFILRIEDTDVARSTQESVDAILNAMEWLGFSCDEGPIYQSDRFELYKQKVQQLLDEGKAYRCYCTPEELDEKREKAKREGLKPKYDGTCRHRTDHPDAPYVVRFMLPENREETVFVDQIKGSITFRHEELDDLIIQRTDGTPTYNFVVVVDDAEMGINLVIRGDDHINNTPRQILLYEALGYPVPQFAHVPMILGADKKRLSKRHGATSVMAYQEMGYLPEALVNYLVRLGWSFGDEEIFSMEDLIEKFSLKNVGRSAGVFSPEKLLWLNSHYIKTGDPHRLAELLIPFLQQKEIDPLKGPNLVDVVKSLQERSGTLIEMAAGAEFYYADPIVYQEKARIKFLKPEQKEIFDTIYDKLSCCELFSEEQLEHIFAEIMAAADVKFGKIAQPLRVALTGGVPSPGIYEILQVLGKDESLQRIDQARNALSS; from the coding sequence ATGTCAGATTTACGTGTCCGTTTTGCCCCCAGCCCTACAGGATATCTTCATATTGGTGGAGCCAGAACGGCCTTGTTTAATTATTTGCTCGCTAAAAAAGAGGCCGGATCTTTCATTTTAAGAATTGAAGATACTGATGTTGCCCGTTCAACGCAGGAATCTGTTGACGCCATATTAAATGCGATGGAATGGCTTGGTTTCTCTTGTGATGAAGGTCCTATTTATCAGTCTGACCGTTTTGAGTTGTATAAACAAAAAGTTCAACAGTTGCTTGATGAGGGGAAAGCTTACCGCTGTTATTGTACCCCCGAGGAGTTGGACGAAAAACGTGAAAAGGCCAAACGGGAAGGGCTGAAACCCAAGTATGATGGTACCTGTCGGCACCGCACGGATCACCCCGATGCTCCTTATGTCGTCAGGTTTATGCTTCCTGAAAATCGTGAAGAAACAGTTTTTGTTGACCAGATCAAAGGTTCAATAACTTTTCGCCATGAAGAGCTTGATGATCTGATTATTCAACGTACTGACGGCACTCCAACGTACAATTTTGTTGTTGTCGTCGATGATGCTGAGATGGGAATTAATCTGGTCATTCGTGGAGATGATCACATTAATAATACCCCCCGGCAAATTTTGCTGTATGAAGCCCTTGGCTATCCCGTACCGCAGTTTGCCCATGTTCCGATGATTCTGGGTGCAGATAAAAAACGCTTGTCCAAGCGTCATGGCGCGACTTCGGTTATGGCTTATCAGGAGATGGGTTACCTTCCTGAAGCCCTCGTCAACTATCTGGTCCGTTTGGGCTGGTCATTTGGGGATGAAGAGATTTTCAGCATGGAGGACTTGATTGAAAAGTTCAGTTTGAAAAATGTTGGACGTTCAGCAGGGGTTTTTAGCCCGGAAAAACTTCTCTGGCTTAACAGCCATTACATCAAAACAGGAGATCCTCATCGATTGGCTGAACTTTTGATCCCTTTTCTACAACAAAAAGAGATAGATCCTCTCAAAGGCCCGAACCTTGTCGATGTGGTAAAAAGCTTACAAGAGCGCTCAGGGACTTTGATTGAAATGGCTGCCGGTGCTGAATTTTATTATGCTGACCCTATTGTCTATCAGGAAAAAGCCAGGATAAAGTTTTTGAAACCGGAGCAGAAAGAAATATTTGACACGATTTACGATAAATTAAGTTGTTGCGAATTGTTTTCTGAGGAACAACTTGAGCACATTTTTGCTGAAATCATGGCAGCTGCCGATGTGAAATTCGGGAAAATTGCTCAACCATTACGGGTTGCCCTGACCGGTGGTGTTCCCAGCCCCGGCATTTATGAGATTCTTCAGGTGTTGGGGAAAGATGAGTCTTTGCAGAGGATTGATCAAGCTCGCAATGCTTTGAGCAGCTGA
- a CDS encoding PilZ domain-containing protein, giving the protein MEETQDRPKADSRKNLRSPLIIQKVHINSDRPAFFGYTKNISKSGMFIATTNPIQAGEQIDLEFPLPAPLKGTARCRCEVVWKRPHGTHLPFEPGMGVKFLDMPSDITERLDEWIKKQS; this is encoded by the coding sequence ATGGAAGAGACTCAAGATCGGCCTAAGGCTGATTCGAGAAAAAATTTACGCTCACCTCTGATTATTCAAAAGGTACACATTAATAGCGATCGTCCGGCTTTTTTTGGTTACACCAAGAATATAAGCAAAAGTGGGATGTTTATTGCGACAACAAATCCAATTCAAGCAGGAGAACAGATCGATCTGGAATTTCCACTTCCGGCTCCCCTTAAAGGAACCGCACGTTGTCGCTGTGAAGTTGTCTGGAAGAGGCCGCATGGAACCCATCTCCCCTTTGAACCGGGAATGGGGGTCAAATTTTTAGATATGCCCTCAGATATCACAGAACGGCTAGATGAGTGGATTAAAAAACAATCATAG
- a CDS encoding TolC family protein, protein MRHACVLTLMALFFFYATQTLAGQYDRNGIRDLITLGLEVNLGLQLENLDVAKGKEAIEQERSVFDSTFFAVAEYKRSVFPYDSTMSLSSESRSEDFSGQMGLRKQFKTGLMSSVSLDSQWLSDNESSENLDPRYRTALVLELSQPLLQNFGTAVNTTLLNVSKNKERQAVLNYLLSAQNLILQLEVAARQLAEKAEIIKLRQQSLALSHELYAANQKRFKAGVIAVTEIQEAETEVAARQLALSLAIQEQDLLKEDINRQLNQDLPEDFNPEDLVDFEEGIKPLTLPLLEDLVETAQRQRLELKISDFSIQSSSLQQDYLRNQLKPQLDLNLQFGLNGLSGDKRTSTPRGEYSGHWLDSFVGASEADGYRWQAGFELTMPIGNRAAKSRYRQAKLQLRQDRYRYKDLESIIRNDLLQQQINISQTRKQLEITERVEALAKKSLDQEQRRLQEGLSDTFRIIIFQQRMVEAMVDRVNAFTRYHLALAQMDFALGHTFKRHHIVLRNNTEELTLENI, encoded by the coding sequence ATGAGACATGCTTGTGTCCTTACCCTGATGGCTTTATTTTTTTTCTATGCAACTCAAACTTTAGCTGGTCAATATGATCGCAATGGTATCCGTGATCTGATTACTCTTGGACTGGAAGTGAATCTAGGGTTACAGCTGGAAAATTTAGATGTTGCCAAGGGGAAAGAAGCAATAGAACAGGAACGATCTGTTTTCGATAGTACTTTTTTTGCTGTTGCAGAATATAAACGTTCTGTCTTTCCTTATGATTCAACCATGTCTCTTTCTTCTGAAAGTCGGTCAGAAGACTTTTCCGGCCAGATGGGTCTGCGTAAGCAGTTCAAGACAGGGCTTATGTCCTCTGTCTCCCTTGACTCGCAATGGTTGTCTGATAATGAATCAAGCGAAAATCTTGACCCTCGTTACCGAACCGCGCTGGTTCTTGAGCTTAGTCAACCATTACTGCAGAACTTTGGTACGGCAGTTAATACAACGCTGCTCAATGTTTCTAAAAACAAGGAACGTCAGGCAGTTTTAAATTATTTATTATCGGCTCAAAATTTGATTCTACAGCTGGAGGTCGCAGCGAGACAGCTCGCAGAAAAGGCTGAAATTATAAAACTGCGCCAACAATCGCTCGCCTTATCCCATGAATTATATGCGGCCAATCAAAAACGTTTCAAAGCAGGGGTGATAGCAGTTACTGAGATTCAAGAAGCTGAAACTGAGGTTGCAGCGAGACAACTGGCCCTGTCTCTGGCGATTCAGGAGCAAGATCTGTTGAAGGAGGACATCAACAGGCAACTCAACCAGGATTTGCCTGAAGATTTTAATCCGGAAGACCTTGTTGATTTTGAGGAAGGCATTAAACCGTTAACCCTCCCTCTTTTAGAGGATCTTGTCGAAACGGCACAGAGGCAACGATTGGAACTCAAGATTAGTGATTTTTCAATTCAGAGTAGTTCCTTGCAGCAGGATTATTTACGCAATCAACTCAAGCCACAACTGGATTTGAATCTTCAATTTGGACTAAACGGGCTTTCAGGCGATAAACGAACATCAACGCCAAGGGGTGAATACTCTGGTCATTGGCTGGACTCATTTGTCGGTGCGAGTGAGGCCGATGGTTACCGTTGGCAGGCGGGATTTGAATTGACAATGCCTATCGGAAATCGTGCAGCGAAGTCACGGTACCGGCAAGCTAAACTACAGTTAAGACAGGATCGCTATCGTTATAAAGATCTTGAGTCCATCATCAGGAATGATTTACTGCAACAACAAATTAATATATCTCAGACAAGAAAGCAGTTGGAAATAACCGAACGGGTTGAAGCATTGGCAAAAAAATCTCTTGATCAGGAGCAACGGCGGTTACAGGAAGGACTGTCTGACACGTTCCGGATCATAATTTTCCAGCAGAGAATGGTTGAAGCCATGGTCGATCGCGTTAATGCTTTCACTCGATATCATCTGGCTCTTGCTCAAATGGATTTTGCTTTGGGTCATACCTTTAAACGGCATCATATTGTCTTGAGAAATAATACAGAGGAGTTGACCCTTGAAAACATCTAA
- a CDS encoding efflux RND transporter periplasmic adaptor subunit, with the protein MKTSKGPVQSFFFAFLIFSCIAGCSGQEKSPPVKAGPEKVVSVAVEKIALNNLTDFFTLPANIEAWQDLTLSAEVAGSVDRINFEEGDTVVSGEILLEIDPETIKSQLLKAQNDVNLVQSKFQRYQQLISDGLVSQQELDDLENRLTASKSTLQTTKLQLEKSFPQAPVSGTIDRIFVDPGEYVDPGMPLLQLVQVEKLKVIADIPEKDVQFLHLGDRVEIISAAIAATSSDPVFGIIEHIAISANPATRTYRTKIIIDNPSSELRPGMIVRAKFVRQEMRQVISVPLFAIIDRDDEKFVFLLENGRAKKTNVVIGSSIGQRIVIEDGLEVNQSLIVAGQQLLVDGSMVAVGEN; encoded by the coding sequence TTGAAAACATCTAAAGGCCCTGTTCAAAGCTTTTTTTTTGCGTTTCTGATTTTCAGTTGTATTGCAGGTTGCAGCGGTCAGGAAAAAAGTCCTCCGGTGAAAGCCGGACCTGAGAAGGTTGTTTCTGTTGCTGTTGAAAAAATTGCTCTCAATAATCTTACCGACTTCTTTACATTGCCTGCAAATATTGAAGCCTGGCAAGATCTGACTTTATCTGCCGAAGTTGCGGGTTCAGTTGATAGGATTAATTTTGAAGAAGGCGATACCGTCGTATCTGGTGAGATTTTATTGGAGATCGATCCAGAAACAATCAAAAGCCAATTACTGAAAGCGCAAAATGACGTCAATCTTGTCCAGAGTAAATTTCAACGCTATCAACAGTTGATCAGTGACGGTTTAGTCAGTCAGCAAGAGTTGGATGATCTGGAAAATCGTTTGACCGCCTCTAAGTCAACCTTGCAAACAACGAAACTTCAACTTGAAAAAAGTTTCCCTCAAGCCCCTGTGAGCGGCACCATTGATAGAATCTTTGTTGATCCTGGTGAGTATGTTGATCCCGGAATGCCTCTTTTGCAGTTGGTTCAAGTGGAAAAGCTGAAGGTGATAGCAGATATCCCTGAAAAAGATGTTCAATTTCTGCATCTTGGCGATCGAGTTGAAATAATTTCAGCCGCAATAGCAGCGACCTCTTCAGATCCTGTATTTGGGATTATCGAACACATTGCTATCTCGGCCAATCCTGCGACGCGAACATATCGGACAAAAATCATCATCGATAATCCTTCTTCTGAATTGCGTCCCGGCATGATTGTCAGGGCAAAGTTTGTCAGGCAGGAGATGCGGCAGGTTATTTCTGTCCCTTTGTTTGCGATTATTGACCGGGATGATGAAAAATTTGTCTTTCTTCTTGAAAATGGCCGGGCTAAGAAAACAAATGTTGTCATCGGCAGTTCGATTGGACAGCGGATTGTTATTGAGGATGGTTTGGAGGTCAATCAATCTCTTATTGTTGCCGGACAGCAACTTTTGGTTGACGGAAGCATGGTTGCGGTTGGAGAGAATTAA
- a CDS encoding efflux RND transporter permease subunit: MLISNAAIDRRSTVFALMLIILIVGTYSYLVLPRESSPDITVPYVLVVTAYEGVTPDDIESLITYPIERKLKGLKDVEEITSVSAEGSSMITIEFAPEVNIDNALQWVRDKVDQAKGDLPNDLENDPSVLEINLSEFPILMIAISGDVDEEVLKAVGEKLEDRIEEISGVLDVVLTGGRERQIRVEFDPDRLYAYRISLSEIVRAIRQENVNIPGGSIDIGQGKYLLRIPGEFSDPDEIDNIVLLEREGQVIYFKDVARIVDSFEDRVSYARLNGSQSVSLAIKKRTGANIIEVADRVFALLNSAGELVPEGIDLSVTFNQSKDIRRMVSELENNIITALILVVLVLFMFLGFRNSIFVAIAIPFSMLLSFSLLQVLGITLNMVVLFSLILALGMLVDNAIVIVENIYRHMQEGFSARDAAKKAASEVGWPVISSTATTLCAFFPMTFWPGIMGEFMRFLPLTLIITLTASLFVALVINPTVCGHFMSLPNKNKRQNRKQAPSKIIKAYELSLVYALKHRLLVVLASFFLLIGIGATYGVLGHGIELFPDIEPNNAFVEIKAPEGANLAASNALSKRVESVVDGETDIRHVVAEIGVSGTDRGGGSPQSNLTKISLEFIDRTERSEDSRHVLDRIRSALLPISGAEFKVEKQEEGPPTGPPVSVEISGNEIDILDRLVVDARQRIKDVPGLVDLKDDFSKAKPEIRIDVDREKASLLNLSTAEISEMVKAAISGTKLGVYREGEDEYDIVARMPENRRTSVADINNLLIPSVDGSPVPLSTVARVELGVGFGSIRHIDQKRVVTISAETFGRNSNEVLLEVQNRLSSMYLPAGYQVNYSGEQEEQQKASAFLLKAFIGAILLITLVLITQFNSLLQTLIVMTSVLLSLTGVFLGLMITSTPFGIIMTGIGVISLAGVVVNNAIVLIDYINQLVAEGMELNTALIRAGTVRFRPVMLTAATTILGLLPMAIGISFDFKTFHWIIGGESADWWGPMAVAVIFGLAFATLLTLVVVPVLYSLAESAREKVRQIKESSPDAI; encoded by the coding sequence ATGCTGATATCAAACGCAGCAATAGATCGACGCAGTACTGTTTTTGCGTTGATGCTGATTATTCTTATTGTCGGGACCTATAGTTATCTTGTCTTGCCACGAGAATCATCTCCCGATATTACCGTACCCTATGTGCTGGTTGTTACTGCCTATGAAGGGGTGACTCCTGATGACATTGAAAGTTTGATCACTTATCCGATTGAACGCAAGTTGAAAGGGTTGAAAGACGTAGAAGAAATCACTTCAGTGAGTGCTGAAGGTTCTTCTATGATTACAATTGAGTTTGCCCCCGAGGTCAATATAGATAATGCTCTACAGTGGGTACGGGACAAGGTTGATCAGGCAAAGGGTGATTTACCCAATGATCTGGAAAATGACCCCTCCGTTCTGGAGATAAATCTGTCTGAATTCCCCATTCTTATGATTGCGATTTCCGGCGACGTTGATGAAGAAGTTCTGAAGGCGGTTGGCGAAAAACTGGAAGATCGGATTGAAGAAATATCCGGTGTTCTTGACGTGGTGTTGACCGGCGGTCGGGAACGACAAATACGGGTAGAATTCGACCCTGATCGGCTCTATGCTTATCGTATCTCTTTAAGCGAAATTGTCCGCGCCATTCGCCAGGAAAATGTCAATATTCCCGGAGGGAGTATTGACATCGGTCAGGGTAAGTATCTGTTACGTATTCCTGGAGAATTTTCCGATCCAGATGAAATAGATAATATCGTTTTGCTGGAGCGGGAGGGGCAGGTCATATATTTTAAAGATGTCGCCCGGATCGTTGATTCCTTTGAAGACCGTGTCAGTTATGCCCGTTTGAATGGCAGTCAAAGTGTTTCACTGGCCATTAAAAAAAGAACCGGGGCCAATATTATTGAAGTCGCTGATCGTGTTTTTGCTTTACTCAATTCTGCGGGAGAGCTTGTTCCTGAAGGAATTGACCTGTCGGTTACATTCAATCAGTCAAAAGATATCAGGAGGATGGTTTCCGAGCTCGAAAATAATATCATTACCGCGTTGATTCTGGTTGTTCTTGTTTTGTTCATGTTTCTTGGTTTCCGAAACTCGATTTTTGTCGCGATCGCCATTCCTTTTTCCATGCTTCTGTCTTTTTCGTTACTGCAAGTTCTGGGTATCACTCTCAATATGGTTGTTTTGTTCAGTTTGATTCTGGCACTCGGGATGCTCGTCGACAATGCCATTGTTATTGTTGAAAACATTTACCGCCATATGCAGGAAGGTTTTTCAGCAAGAGATGCGGCCAAAAAAGCTGCTTCAGAGGTTGGTTGGCCGGTTATAAGTTCGACTGCTACAACTCTTTGTGCCTTTTTTCCGATGACCTTCTGGCCGGGAATTATGGGTGAATTTATGCGGTTTTTACCTCTGACCCTTATTATCACCCTGACTGCGTCCTTGTTTGTTGCCTTGGTTATTAATCCGACCGTGTGTGGCCATTTCATGTCTTTGCCGAATAAGAATAAACGTCAGAACCGTAAACAGGCCCCGAGCAAAATCATCAAAGCTTACGAGCTTTCGCTGGTATATGCTTTGAAGCATCGACTCCTGGTTGTTCTGGCTTCTTTTTTTCTGCTGATTGGCATTGGAGCGACTTATGGGGTCCTGGGACACGGGATAGAGCTGTTTCCTGATATTGAGCCCAATAATGCTTTTGTCGAAATCAAAGCCCCAGAAGGTGCCAATCTCGCGGCGAGTAATGCTCTGTCCAAGCGAGTGGAGTCCGTTGTAGACGGGGAAACGGATATTCGTCACGTTGTTGCTGAAATTGGTGTTTCCGGAACAGATCGCGGCGGAGGTAGCCCGCAGTCAAATTTAACGAAAATATCCCTTGAATTTATTGACAGAACCGAGCGAAGTGAGGATTCACGGCATGTTCTTGACAGAATCAGGTCGGCTCTGCTTCCAATATCCGGCGCTGAGTTCAAGGTAGAAAAACAGGAAGAGGGCCCCCCGACAGGACCGCCGGTGAGTGTCGAAATCAGTGGAAACGAAATCGACATCCTCGATCGTTTAGTTGTGGATGCGCGACAAAGAATTAAAGATGTTCCCGGTCTGGTAGATCTTAAAGATGATTTTTCCAAAGCCAAGCCGGAAATAAGAATTGATGTTGATCGTGAAAAAGCAAGTTTGTTGAATTTATCCACGGCAGAAATTTCTGAAATGGTGAAGGCTGCAATCAGTGGTACCAAGTTAGGTGTCTATCGCGAAGGGGAAGATGAATACGACATTGTTGCACGGATGCCGGAGAACAGGCGTACTTCTGTCGCTGATATTAACAATCTCCTCATTCCTTCCGTTGACGGCTCCCCGGTTCCTTTATCAACGGTTGCTCGTGTTGAATTGGGGGTAGGATTTGGTTCAATCCGTCATATTGATCAAAAGCGGGTGGTGACGATATCGGCAGAGACATTTGGACGCAATAGTAATGAAGTTCTTCTCGAGGTTCAAAATCGTCTATCATCCATGTATTTGCCGGCTGGTTATCAGGTTAACTATTCAGGAGAACAGGAGGAACAGCAGAAGGCCTCTGCCTTTCTGTTGAAAGCCTTTATCGGCGCTATCCTATTGATTACTCTTGTGCTGATTACCCAGTTTAACTCGCTGCTGCAAACTCTCATTGTCATGACTTCCGTTCTGCTTTCTTTGACTGGTGTATTCCTTGGTCTGATGATCACCTCAACACCCTTCGGTATTATTATGACCGGGATTGGAGTTATTTCTCTCGCAGGAGTAGTTGTGAATAATGCCATTGTACTGATTGACTATATAAATCAATTGGTTGCCGAAGGGATGGAATTGAATACAGCGCTCATTCGGGCTGGAACGGTGCGTTTTCGACCCGTCATGCTTACGGCAGCAACGACAATTTTGGGACTGTTGCCAATGGCAATCGGGATCAGTTTTGATTTTAAGACATTTCATTGGATTATTGGCGGGGAATCAGCTGATTGGTGGGGGCCGATGGCCGTGGCGGTAATATTTGGCCTGGCTTTTGCGACGTTGTTGACTTTGGTCGTTGTTCCCGTTTTATATTCACTGGCAGAGTCTGCACGAGAGAAAGTCCGGCAGATAAAAGAGTCATCCCCGGATGCAATTTAA
- a CDS encoding amino acid aminotransferase: MFEKVQIAPPDPILGLTETFKADQNPNKINLSVGVYQDSNGKTPVLETVKEAEKRILEQEDSKGYLAMTGEPVYCAMVQELLFGEGHEIISSKRAATAQCPGGTGALRVAGDYLHFVHPGATIWLSNPTWANHNTIFGAAGLKCEKYDYRDPETNGLDFDAMCASIKKIPKGDVILLHGCCHNPTGIDPTPEQWAQIGDLLAEQDVLPLVDFAYQGLANGIEEDRSGLLELVKKVKQMLVCSSFSKNFGLYRERTGALTVIADDAQQANIVMSQVKLRIRYNYSNPPSHGGQIVAVVLSDKELKAKWYEEVAGIRSRINDMRHLFVKTLKEKGVQQDFSSIIEQRGMFSFSGLTKDQVDRLRDEFSIYIVGSGRINVAGMTPANMDRLCEAIKAVL, encoded by the coding sequence ATGTTTGAAAAGGTTCAAATTGCTCCACCAGACCCTATTCTAGGTCTCACTGAAACGTTCAAGGCGGATCAAAATCCGAATAAAATTAATTTATCCGTTGGTGTCTATCAGGATTCCAATGGCAAAACACCTGTTCTTGAGACCGTTAAAGAGGCTGAAAAACGTATTCTTGAGCAAGAGGACTCCAAAGGTTACCTGGCAATGACTGGTGAGCCTGTCTACTGTGCAATGGTACAGGAACTCCTGTTTGGTGAGGGTCATGAAATTATCAGCAGTAAGCGGGCAGCGACTGCCCAATGCCCTGGTGGCACTGGTGCTTTGCGCGTAGCCGGCGATTATCTGCATTTTGTTCATCCTGGAGCCACGATCTGGTTGAGTAATCCGACTTGGGCCAACCATAATACTATTTTTGGGGCAGCAGGTCTGAAGTGTGAAAAGTATGACTATCGTGATCCGGAAACCAATGGTCTTGATTTTGATGCAATGTGTGCGTCAATTAAAAAAATTCCGAAGGGAGATGTCATTCTTTTACATGGATGCTGTCATAATCCAACAGGAATTGACCCGACTCCGGAGCAGTGGGCTCAAATCGGAGACTTGCTTGCTGAACAAGATGTTCTCCCTCTGGTAGACTTCGCTTATCAAGGGCTGGCAAATGGTATTGAGGAAGATCGCAGTGGTCTGCTTGAACTTGTGAAAAAAGTTAAACAAATGCTGGTTTGTTCAAGCTTTTCCAAAAACTTTGGCCTCTACCGTGAAAGAACCGGGGCGCTGACAGTTATTGCCGATGATGCACAACAGGCAAATATAGTTATGAGCCAGGTGAAATTGCGTATTCGCTATAACTATTCAAATCCGCCATCTCATGGAGGTCAGATAGTTGCTGTTGTTCTAAGTGATAAAGAACTTAAAGCCAAGTGGTACGAAGAAGTTGCAGGAATTCGTAGCCGCATCAACGACATGCGCCACCTTTTTGTCAAGACACTGAAAGAAAAAGGGGTCCAGCAGGATTTTTCGTCTATTATTGAGCAACGCGGCATGTTCAGTTTTTCGGGGTTAACCAAGGATCAGGTTGACCGATTGCGTGATGAGTTCTCAATCTATATTGTCGGCTCAGGCCGGATCAATGTTGCCGGAATGACCCCTGCCAATATGGACAGGCTTTGCGAAGCTATTAAAGCTGTTCTCTAG